In Falco cherrug isolate bFalChe1 chromosome 19, bFalChe1.pri, whole genome shotgun sequence, the genomic stretch TACCGAGCCCTGTGCCCACtggcacatccacctgctccaggcACAATCCCATTTTTGGGGAGGTGCGAGGCTTCCCGGTGGGTTTGGGCGGTGGGACCGCATTGGCCGCTGCTCCTGCATGCTAAttgtgctgggcagccctgcaAACAAGCAGTGCTTGAACCTGCGAGCCTGAGGAGGCCATTTCAGCTGCAAGATAAATGGGTGTCGCAGAGCAAGTGGCAATTAGTGTGGGTAAAGAGCCCCTTAGTGACTGTCCCTTACATAACACCTTTGTTCCAGGCCCTTCACTTCATATTCAGTTTGTAAATAAACTTGACTCCCCATTTTCCTGGGGCCCTTATTCccttcttattttattttattcttcttttgaaCCCAGTGAAGAACGAGCCGATTGTTCACCCGTGGGGAGATGCGGTGCTTTGaggtgctgcccagccctggcgTTGTCTGCTCACCCCGAAAcgggtgctggcagcagtgaaCGGCAGAGCCACCCATGCAGCCGCCACGCCAGCGATTTTAATTGCTTTGCCCCCACTGACGGTGCCTGGAGGCTCATTACGCTGCTGGTGATGAATGGGGGCCTGAAAAATGGGGCTTTGTCACCGCAGTGGTTTGAAGGTGGTGGGGGCTTTCATTGGGGGGGTGGCTTGGCGGAAGGACTGAGCTCTGCCCCCCAAGTTTGGGGTCAGGGAGGGAGTTTGGGGGACTCTGGATCAGCCCCAAGGCAAAGACCCATCTCTAATTCACACTGTATAACTCGCGGGTGCTGGGAGGCTTTGTCTGCACCCACGAGTGGCCTCTGCCACGCTGGCAGCGAGAGGATGCTCCGAGGCACAGTGGGATGCACCTCGGTGGATTTGGGGTGCCCGGTCCCAGGCtttggggagcagggctggatgACTTTCCTGCCTTTAGCCTGCCCTCtcaagctgtggtttgcttttcccaggtccttttccaagGGCCACTTAGGGAGTCATCGAGGTGTGTAGTACCATGAGCGGCGGCTCTTCTCCACTGCCTGGGCTCTTCCCTCGCTGCGGCACGGTGCTGCCAGTCTTTCAAGTGGCCCGATGCTGGTGCTGGTGATGCTGTGCCACGATGGGAAGCCGTTGGGCGCTGCTCTTTGTTTGGCGCGGGGATGGTCAGgcccctgctcctctcctgaGCCTTCCCTCTCCCATATGGTGCCCATTATTAGACGTGTGCACCAGCCTCGTCTGACAAGGAGCTTTACAGGTGTCGCCTGGATAACGATTCACACTCTAACGAAGGTGGGAAAGACGATTAGCTGGCTTTCCATCAAACAGCACGCAGCATCAGCTggtctggggcaggggggaggggaggttggggggggggagctgcggATTTGTAAGGACACGTATGCAGGGAGCTCAGGGAGCCGGGGCTTTGTCCTGCCTCTAATTCCAATGGACTCTCAGGCACCTCTTTGTGTGCCTTAGTTTCCCCAGCTGTAACAGATAGATGTTGTTATTGCTTTTCCTTGTAAAACACCCTTTGAGCAGCTGATTGAGCTTCTGCATTAGCAAGAGGTGATTTAGGCAGGTCTCTCGGCAGCTGGGCTGCCGCAGGAGAGGGCAAGGGAGCTGTCAGTCAGGGCTCTCAGGGGACAAggctggcagaggggagggggcatGAATTAAATGAACCCCCTGGAAGCCGGGATGCGGTGTGGTGTGTCTGGAATGTGTCCTGCAGGCTGTGAGAGCCCCGCGGCATGGGGAAGGGGACCCTGGTGCCAGTGTggcaagggcaggtggggagggCTCGCCCTGTGCAGATGTGTCCatgccctcccctgcctgcgtggtggtggtgggaccTTGGGCTTTTCCTGCTGACGTATTTTATATAAAGACTCGTGTAGCAGGCAGGTCCCAGCATCACCAATGCCACATGAGCACCGTGCACCCAGCCCCTGCGAGCTGGCAGAatttctcctccagctctttTCACATCTTGAATATTGCTGGAGGGAGAGGCGGAACAGGAACGTGAGAATAAAAGCGAGGGTTTCTCAGTTACCCCTTGCTCTTGTGCTGGGAAAGCGGTGCTGTCTCCCGGTACGTCAAGCTGTGATCTGAGGGCGAGCCCTGCTTTGAAAAGCCACAGAGCAGAAAGCTCCCCTTGgggctggggaaactgaggcacaagcCGCGTCTGGCGCCCAAACCACCCTCAAAGAGGAAAAGGTGTGAAGGGGGGGGTCACCCAAGCTTCTTGCACCCTGCCGGGGTGCGATCATcacccagcccctgccttgACCCACCGTGTCCCGGGACAGACCCCCGGAGCTGTGGGCAGAGCCAGCGCTGCCTCTCCCCGAGCTAGCAGGGCCGGCGGGATTATCTGCTTAGCTGCACCATCTGTTCCCCAAACTGCCATCATTATGTTCAACTTGGGAAGAAAACGGCCCCTACAGAGAAGCAATTTGTTCACTGACTAAACCTTTCAGGCTCTCGCCGTCCGAACCTCTACCCTCACCGCTGCACGGGCGAGCTCTCCGCTCGCGGCCGGCTCGCTTAAACAATCTGCGGGGAGAGCGGCGGTGCACAAGCTGGTCGTGCTGGTAAATGGGAGTGGGGAGGGCGCAGGGCTCCCCTAATCCGATTACAAAACATAACAGTCTTTCagaggggatgggggagaggaggaggagggaggtcCGTTTCACACCTGACCCCTACGTCTGGAGGTCTCGCAATGATCTCACTGGAGGGGCTTTTCTTCCCGGCGCAGTGGGTTGCTTTTGAAACGTGCTGCGAGGAGAtcaaaaaggggaaaggggCTGTCTgggaaagagagggaagagggctgggaaggaggtgaggtggggagggggtggtgcggggctgggggtggtgaTGGAGCCTGGCACCCACTTGCTGGGGCACCAGCCCTCGTGCCGCTTCTCCATCTCATATCGTTCCCCCACGACATGGCACCGGGCAGCGGTGCACGCCACCGGGATGTGGACACACGGGACGCGTCCTCCTCTGTGACCTCAGCgtggagtggggctggggtctcCTCACGGAGCGGGGACAGCAGAAACCCTCCCCAGGGCTTGCAttggcagcagggatggagcccCGCGGCCCACTTCCCTCTGTTTTGCTGTGGAAACTCAGTGGCACCAAAGCATTTAGCAAATGTCTTGGTTTCACCAGGTTTTCTGTGACAAACAGCTGAAATTGGAAAAGTTAAAGCGATGGTTTGGCTTATTTCGAAGGGAGAcgtttttgcatttctgctatGGAGCAATGTGTGGGACTCCATATTTTCTCTAATTTGATTTAATTCCTTTTAGAAAGGATAAAGAGCCctgtttaaaaatgctgttttatgaTCAGCCTGCAACCACATgattttttgattatttttttttttgcatcttagaaattatttttttaaaaaaatgattacATCAATGTTTCAACAGCAGCAGGTATTACAACAAGACAGTCCCAAATGTGACCGCTTTGGCTGGGTAGCAAACCACTTACCCCAAACCTTGCTGCACTGGCCCTGAACCCCTTGTCCCCGCTGcgtgggctgtggctgtggccccctccccgggggacagtgctggcagctggggacacCTGCACCCACGGGAACCCCACATGGCGAGCGCCAGAGTCTGGCACTGGAGGTGTGAAAGCGTCTGGCAGCCTCCCTGGGTGTGCTGGAGGTGGGTACCCCCAGGGCCGCCTCTGACCGGGGACCCCCAGCACGGCCACTGTCCCCCCCCGGGGCTGTGCCCctgctccaggtgctgcaggaCACCCCCTTGGTCTCGCTCAGGCTGCTACATTCCCAGGGTGCTCAAACCTGCTCCGGGGTGCTGGGTGCTACTGGGGGTCCTGGAAAGCAGGGGCACCTGGGGGCTGCAATGACCACAGGAGCATCCCTTTCCCAGTGGCGGTGCATCCTGGGGGACGCTTTCCTGTTTTGAGGAGGGGGGCTTTTTCTTGGTCCCAGTCCCTGGTGCAAGGTGGTAAGGGTCCTACCCTGGGGACCCTGGTGCCACCCTGGTCTCACCCctgggtgctggctgctctgggctgtCGCAGCTTCTGGTGGCCAAAGCTCCAGGAGAGTCCCCCTGCCTAGGGGAGAGGGACAACTGGGATGCAGCAACCCATGAAACCCACCGCAGGGGCACCAGTCTTTAGGGTGAAGGGGGGTCTTGGGGgctttgctttcctccctgGAAAGAAACCTGAAGGAAACtcaggcagcaaagctgggcaGGTGCCGCATGAATTCACCAGCAAATCCTGAAGCTACAAAAGATCTACGTGGTTTAATTGTGTACAAAAATGTCTGTAGAAagtttctgctgctctctggggaGCCTGGTATGCCCCTTCCCCAACACAGCCCCCCTCATGCCCTTCCTCTCTTCAGAGAGCAGTcgatggggaaactgaggcacggagcaGAGCTAAGTCCAGACACCCTGAGGTGTCCTTGGAGCAAGCCAGGTCGCTCCTACAGCAAGGACCTGTATCACTGCAGCATCTCTTCACCCTGCAAAGACCTgtgggcacccacctgctcccaAAACCGCTGGGACCAGGAGGTGGCTCCTGCATGGGGACAAGCCTGGCTGTCTCCGGAGCAGACTGCTGGGACATTCAGGCTGCCAGAAGCTATCTGGCACTGGTGATGCTGGTAGAGGGTTGAGCCTGGTGGTGCAGGACCTCACTGGTGGGGTCATTAGACCAAGGTGCTGGTGCCTGGTTCCTTTTCGCTTGCCCTGGGGTCACATCCTTCCTCGGGCACCTGCACCGACGCAGACGCATGGAGAAGGGCAGAAATGGGCCTCGTTTGGGGCAAATCGGGACTGGATGAGGGGGGCCTAAGGGGCTTCAATGAAGCCGTCTCCCACCCtaaatgctgctgttcagaggaGGGAAGCGGGGGAAGCATCCAACCCCTGCTGCCTGAGGGCTGTAAAGCTctttgggggtggggtttttttttttggttttggggtttttaccAGCAAGTCCTCAGCTTTACCTGCCAGAGGACCGTATTTTCCAGGCACGGCGTGTCCGGGGGAGATCTCAGCCCCTTCATTTTCAGGACGGCTCCTGAGGATGCCGAAAGCCGGGCGAGGGCGTCTGAGAGCGGGGCGGccgccccagcccggctccTCTCACCGGGCTTCCCCTGACATCTAGCGGCagcgtggggctgggctgctcgAACCCCGGCCctgggggcagccccagccccgacCCCGGCCCGgaggggacccccagcccccggggacagcaccagccccagccccaacCCCAGGGGGTTTGCGCAGCACCGAACCCGCTGCGCTCTGCCCGCCCAGGTTAATGGGGAGGGTCCAGTTCGGGGCTGgtcttgctttttccccccccaagtCCTTCAATTCCTCGGACCCACCGGGGGCAAAACTCACCCGTGAGGCAGCCCCCGAGCGTGGCGAGCAGCAGGGTGATGGGCAGGGCGCAGAGCTGGCAGAGCGCCTGGCCGCGGGGTGTCCGGCTGCCCTGGGCCACCAGTGGGAacaccagctccagcctgcaAACCGGAGCGGGGACAGGGTTTTGGGGAGGCAGGGAAACGGGGGGCTCCGCTTGTGGTTCTGGGGGATGTGCTGTAAGGGGGTGCGTGGAGCATCGCTGATTTCAGGGGTCGTGGTGGCCCCAGCTTGGCACATGGAGTCACTGGCACCCCTGGTTCTGCCTCTTCTCACCTGCCACCGTAAGCATCTGCGGTGGCCAGTGCCGCCAGCAGTGTCCCCAGCAAGGCGCCCAGGATCCCTGGCAGCCCGTGGACGTTGTGAACCCCACACGTGTCCTGGATTTTCAGCCTGGAGCacaggacgggctgggaagaGCGTCAGGAAGAGCCAGGGTTCGGATGGGGGCTGCTtgcccagggatgctgtgctgcagctcgGTCTTTGGAGGGTTGGGGAGCTGCACGTTGGCAGTGCAGCCTCCCCCAAAGGCGGGTGGTCCCCCGACTTGGGACCGGTGTCCTCGGCTGTCCCAAGGTGACTCACCGTGAGGAATCTGAAGCCAAGTGGGGCGATCAAGCCGGCCAGAAACCCCGCGCTGAGGGCCCCGAAGGGGGTGACCAGCATCTCCCCGGCCATACCCATCACGGCCGCACCAGCCAAGGCGGCATCCTGGATCTGAACCTGGTGGAGCAGGATGTGGGCAGGGGGATTGGCTGTGTGGAGGACaccagcatggggctggggtAATTTGGGCTTCCTTGGGGATCACTCTGGGTCTTAATGAAGCTAAGAAAGCCTAACGAGCATCCCCTTTTGCCCCAGGGTGTATACATGCTGGCTGTTCCTGTAGGACGGGATGCAGGTAGTGCATGAGACCTGGGTTTGTCCCAGGAGAGGACCTACCGCCCACAGGGTGCTCTCCTCGTAGAGGACAGGTGAGAGGACAAAGGTGGCCAGGGTGCTCGCCGCCAGCGAGAAGTAGGTGTTGAGCACTGCCCAGGGCTCAGGATTGTCACGGATGGTGGTGGCTGAGGTGAAACTGGGCCAGAAGATCCACAGGTAGATGGTTCCTGTGGGGAAAGGGAACAGGTTTTGATGTTAGCTATGGTCCCTCCACCATGTCTCTGACTCTGATGTTGTAGGATTTGAGCTCTGTACCGATGACAGCAAAGATATCTGGCTGGTGGCCTGTGTCTTGCTGCTCTTTCCTCTTGGCCGTATGGGGCTGGTGTAGGATCCGTGAAACCATCAAGCCGAAATAAGCACCGAAGGTGTGGACGGTCAAGGAGCCCCCGCTGTCGCTTACCTGGTGAGTACAGAAAAACACTGTGCAAGAAGCGGGAAGGTGGGATTTGTCTCTACAGACAAGGCAGGTCCTGACCTGAGGACTCTAAACCCATGgccacctgctttctggtgccaccacccccccccccaatcgGTGACTCACCCCCATGAGGCTGAGCAGGATGTATTCATTGAGGGTGAAGAGGGTGACTCCCAGCagggtcagcagcagcagctgggcagggttTACCCTGCCCAGAACAGCTCCGGTGGAGATCAGCACGGCCGCGGTGCAGAAGTCGGCGCTGACCatgctgggaaggagagggaaggtgTGGGGCTGgacccagtgctgctgggggggtgaacacaggaggggagagcagcactggggggATGGGAGCTGAGCCTGCAGCCTGGACCCTGCATCCCACTGCTCCTGCGAGCTGAACAGGCAGCCTGAGCCTTGCGATGCTAGTGACGAAGGGACAGCTGGGGCCAGTGTGCCCCCCTAAATGCCTGGCTGTACTTCCATGACCCTTACTAGTGTGGTCCCCGAATAACCCAGAAGCCTGATCCTCCTGGTCCTCACCATCCTCCTccaaagcagagctgtgagTTTTACAGAGGAGGGAGCCAGTGTGCCAGGGCTGGACCCAGGACGAtggcagctgggaagcagcagctccttcctgCCTTACCTCTGAGCTCCCACGTAAATTTTGCCATtcaggaagaaggagaaaaagcccTGGATCAGTACAGCCCACTGGATGGCGAAGGCCACGATAAGGATGCTGATGGCCACGCTGCCTGGCCCGTAGCGGCCAAGGAAGGCCACCAGGAGCCCAAAGCCAAGGAGAACTTGGAGGTGGACATTCCGGAAACCTGgcagaggagaggcagaaggATGGGTCTGGAGATGTTGAGGGCAAGCAGCCACCCTCCTTACTTGCTAGTCCCCCCAAAGGGGCTCTGacaccccctgctccagcaggttTTGGGGACCTGAAAGTTTCAATCAATAGAAATCAGCCTCGCTCCACCTACATGTCTCTGGAACCGTGGTGGATCTGGCCTTGGATCTCCCTTGGAGATCTCTAGCAGAGAGCGCGTGCGGGTGTTGCTTGTGCAAGTGACAGGTAAAGGCCTCCCCGCCTGACTTGGCCCCCACCAGCCTTTGCGGTGGTGCCTGGCCACCCCATTCACAACCGCCCTGTGCAGATACCTCGGTACACGCACGTGGTtcaccctgcagcccagaaaCCTCTTAGGGTGGCCAGGAGCCTTTTGCACCCATTTACACCGGTGCAAAGGTAGGTCTGAGCTATCAGCCACCCCCCTGGACCTCTCTGCCGCCCCTGAAAACAGCCCGTCCCGCTTCAGGGGGTAAGAAGAACAAAAGGGTGAACGGAAAAATGGGATTAATCTGATGGCAAACCAGAGGAGGGGGGATGTGATTCTCGCTTGGGCTAAATGCCCTTTGCACCCTTCGGCAGTGCTGAGGGTTGTGTCCCATCCTTTACCGTGTGCCAGAGCTGTGAGTCACTGCCTGTGCCGGGTGGGGTTACGTGGGCAGGTGAAACCGGGAGAACCTGCCTGCTGCTCGCTGCCTGCCGGGAagctcggctcggctgggctcccctccctctgccaggGTGCTCCAGAGGCTCCTCTCCACTCATCTGCCTTGCCCTTGCCTTGGAAAAGCCAGGGTCAGTCCCTCATTCCCCAGCTCGGGATGGGCTTCACAGCGATGCCCACCTGCAGGAGGAGGGTGCCAGCGGGATGGCCCTCCAGCCCCGAGTTGGATGCTCTGGCAGCATCGAGGGAGCCAGATCCTCCGTGGAAGGAGCCCAGTGAAAATCCCTCAGTACTGCAAAGCCCAGCAGGTCAGTGGGAAGGTTTGCAGATCCccaaagctgctgtgctgcccccctggggggtggggggacaatCCCAGGTTTATCACTGGGCTGAGTGGTCCcctctgtgctccagctgctgaaatGCATCTTCCAGACCCAAATATTTGGGTCCTGGCTTTGTCCAAGCACGTAGGAAATCCTTGCAGCACGTCTGCTTTCCACCCGCCAGCCCCTCCTCAGCGGGATGCACCGTTATCCCAACCCTGGCGCTTGATGCTCCCCCTCCTCTGTTCTACTCTAGAGCTGGATGCTGTGACAGGTCTGCAGCCTGGTGACATCCCATGCCACCCCctcagcagcacctggggaCCAGGGAGAGCCACGCTCTGTGCCCACCCGAGGCTGGGGTACTCACGAGGGTGCTGAAAACCCGAGTCCTGGTTTCTCCAACTGCAgttcagctgctgggagcagaggctggggctgctctctGGGCTGTACCGGACAAAGATGGCAAAGAGGATGATGGTGAGGATTtggaggaggaagcacagccCGGAGAGCCGGAGCCTTGAGGCAGCAGTGTGCTCAGCCATGCCAtggggtgcccagggcaggcaaACTCCCTGAAACTGGGGAGACACGAGGAGAGACGTGCTGGGGCTGCAAACTCCGCCTGCCAGGGCggctgccaggtcctgccctcGCCTCGGTGCTTCCCACAGTTGGAAGAACCAGTTGGGAGCGGGACGGTGCTGCCAACACGGAAACCCCGGGCTGGCCGCCCTCACACACCTTGGCACCTGGTTTTGCCACAGCAGGTGGCTCGGGCCACTGTGCCGGGGAAGGACGCAGGGCTTTTGGTGTCAGCATCCATCTCGGCGGGGTGGGATTTGGGATACGGGGGGAGTCGTGGCTGGGGGACACCTGAGGTTTCAGCCTTTCTGGAGGTTTGGCACAGGAGAGACGTGATGGTTTTGGGGgactggggcaggcagaggagatggAGGCTGGTGCAGCAAGGGCGGTGGGATAGACCTGCTGAGAGGTGCTGAGCTCCGGCCGGCTCAGCAAAGCCAGGTTTAAACTCCCTGGTCAGTATGAAAAATGATGGTTGAGGAGCCTGTCGGTGCAGGGGTTACCTGTGGGGCTGCATGGGGAGGAGAAGAAGCTGAGCCTTGATAAATGAGGGCGAGGAGCAGAGCCAGAAGCTAACAGCAACAAGTCTGGGGGGAGCTGGagcacatttgcttttctttggctgcttctgctggtgCAGAGAGGTGTTTGTAACACACCGAGAGCGGGTACAAATCCcaaaaagggagaggaagagaaaaaggagccGAGAAATAAAGCTTGGCATGTGTTTGGGAAGTGACGGGTCACTCCTTTCCACAGCGCCAGGCCAAATGATGATCTCAGATAAGGAGCATCAGGCTGGGGTCATGCCCTGACGCCAACAGGACCGGGAAGGGGAATGAGTCACGTTTGGAAGCCCTGGCAAGTGTCCTGCGCCGGGCTGTGGTTTTGTGAGAGCCAAGGGGTAGAGCTGTTGCCTTCACTTGGGAAAAATGCAAGAAACCACTCAGCTCATTCGTGGTACCACGGAGCTGGGAAAGGGCATCCACGTGCCAAGGAGCCCTGACTCAGCCCGGGGCTGAATGCTGCTGGGGGGCGAATCGGGATCCACTTTTGCAGCAGCGGGCATGGGAAGCGTGATGGAGGGAGATCACGGGTGCTCTCTGAACAGCCACGGACCCACAGAACAACCAGGGGGAGATGCGGGAGAGGAGCTTGCGGTGCTGCTGCACTTTCGCCTTTCTCAGCATGGGGGGAGGAAAGCTCTGATCAC encodes the following:
- the LOC102055417 gene encoding ammonium transporter Rh type B — protein: MAEHTAASRLRLSGLCFLLQILTIILFAIFVRYSPESSPSLCSQQLNCSWRNQDSGFQHPRFRNVHLQVLLGFGLLVAFLGRYGPGSVAISILIVAFAIQWAVLIQGFFSFFLNGKIYVGAQSMVSADFCTAAVLISTGAVLGRVNPAQLLLLTLLGVTLFTLNEYILLSLMGVSDSGGSLTVHTFGAYFGLMVSRILHQPHTAKRKEQQDTGHQPDIFAVIGTIYLWIFWPSFTSATTIRDNPEPWAVLNTYFSLAASTLATFVLSPVLYEESTLWAVQIQDAALAGAAVMGMAGEMLVTPFGALSAGFLAGLIAPLGFRFLTPVLCSRLKIQDTCGVHNVHGLPGILGALLGTLLAALATADAYGGRLELVFPLVAQGSRTPRGQALCQLCALPITLLLATLGGCLTGAVLKMKGLRSPPDTPCLENTVLWQVPEEGCDPRASEKEPGTSTLV